From Rhodococcus antarcticus, the proteins below share one genomic window:
- a CDS encoding transporter: protein MLRLLLSLAALVVFALLVWGGFRGWRHRAERQEAVTGAFPDAPADPGPVLHGPTTGLYVGSTIAGDWQDRVTVGDVGSRAAGALTLHEGGVLVARDGASDIWLPLTAVQGIRTDQKLAGKVTLKGGLLVLRWAVGGAVVDTGFRGDGIDDYPGWLTAVGSRLTTGTPTVDDTVTVDDTVNPKDEKEQQA from the coding sequence GTGTTGAGACTGCTGCTGAGCCTGGCCGCGCTGGTGGTGTTCGCCCTGCTGGTGTGGGGTGGCTTTCGCGGCTGGCGGCACCGCGCCGAGCGCCAGGAGGCCGTCACCGGCGCCTTCCCCGACGCTCCGGCCGATCCCGGTCCGGTGCTGCACGGCCCCACCACCGGCCTCTACGTCGGCAGCACCATCGCCGGCGACTGGCAGGACCGGGTCACCGTCGGCGACGTGGGCTCACGCGCCGCGGGGGCCCTGACCCTGCACGAGGGCGGTGTGCTGGTCGCCCGGGACGGTGCCAGCGACATCTGGTTGCCGCTGACGGCGGTGCAGGGCATCCGCACCGACCAGAAGCTCGCCGGCAAGGTCACCCTCAAGGGCGGGCTGCTGGTCCTGCGCTGGGCCGTGGGCGGGGCCGTGGTCGACACCGGCTTCCGGGGCGACGGCATAGACGACTACCCGGGGTGGCTCACGGCCGTGGGGTCGCGACTGACCACCGGCACCCCGACCGTGGACGACACCGTGACCGTGGACGACACCGTGAACCCGAAGGACGAGAAGGAGCAGCAGGCGTGA